GGAACTCAGCGTGAGTTCCTTAAATTTCTGCAGCTCAGCGCCGCGCAGGACCCGTAGACCGTTTGCCTCGAGCTCTTCACGGTGTCGGCTGAGAAGGTTGTTGATCACGGTCTCGGCGACCTCGAAGTAGACGGCGACCATCGCCGTCGTCACATGTATGCCATCCGGCAGTAGGACAGCGCCTTGACCCTCTCAAGCACTTCTGTTCGCGCGACCACACCCTCGCGCAGCGACCTCGACTCCAGCAGTACAGCTTCGTTGAGCACGTGCCCGCCCCTGTCTACTCGTGTAACTGACGCTGCGGCGGTGGAGCCTGAGTCCCGCCCCATCCAGCACAACGAGTCGGGACATATGAAGACACGACCGATGGTCGAGAACGTGCGCGACGTGGTCGACGGCACAGGAAGAGCCCCGGCACCCTTGGTCGGGTGCCGGGGCTTCTGCCGTACGGAATACGGGGCGCGGAGGGGCCGCTAGCCGAAGATTCCCCCGTTGCCGCCGCCGTTCCGGCCACCCCCGCCGTCACCGGCGATGGTCCTCACATTGACCTGCTGATTCGGCGTCGCAGGCTGACCGGCCTGCGGGTCCTGGATGATGACCTTGGCGTTGTCGTCGTTCGGGCCGTCGACGGTGCCGAGCTGCAGTCCCGCCTGGGCGAGGAGCTGCTTGGCCTGGCCGAGCGTCTGGTTGAACAGCTGGGGCACCTGGGCGGTCTGCTGCGGCGGTCCCTTGGAGACCTTCAGCGTGACCGTGGCTCCCTTGGCGGCCTTCGAGTTGCCCGGCGGGTCCTGCTCGGTGACCTGACCCGCGGGCTGCTCCGCGTCGATGTCGTTCCGGACAACCGTGAAGCCGAGGGTCTCCAGCTGGTTCTTGGCGGCGTCGAACTGCTGGCCCACGACCGGAGGGACGTTGATCTTGGTCTGCTTGGCCACGGTGAGGGTGACCGTCGAGTTCTTTTCGGCCTGAGAGCCGCCCTGTGGGTCCTGGCTGATCACTGTGCCCGGCTCCCGGTCGGACTCGACCTCCTTGGTCTCGACCTTGAAGACCTTGCTCACCAGGATGTCCGTCGCCTTGTCGACAGGCTTGTCGGTGACGTCGGGGACCTCGATCTTGGGGGCGCCCTCGGAGACGACGACCTGGATCGTCTCTCCTTGATTCATCTTGCCGTCTTTGGGGGTCTGGCTGCAGATGCTGTTCTTCGGCTGGTCGCACCGCTGAGTGCCGGATTTGGCGATCTTGACGCCCGCGTTGATCACCAGCTGTTCGGCTTCCGGGTACGGCTTGCCCACGAGCAGCGGCACCGGCACCTTGCTGCTGCCGTCGGTGCCGCCGAAGACGGATTTGCCGATCAGTACCGCTCCGACCAGCACCAGGATGCCCGCGAGTACGAGCAGGATCGTGGAGGTGTTCGACTTCTTCTGGCGGCGACGGTCCGGGCGGTCGTCGTAACCGCCGTAGCCGCCGTCGTCCGGGTTCACCGGCGGGAGCATCGAGGTCTGGCCGGCCGGGTCGGTCTGGCGCAGTGCCGTGGTCGGCTGGTCGTCCGGGCTGTAGCCGCCGTAGCCGGCCGCGCCCATCGCCGCCGTCGCCGCGACCGGCTGGCCGTCGAGGCAGGCCTCGATGTCGGCGCGCATCTCGTCGGCCGACTGGTAGCGGTAGTCGGGGTCCTTGACCAGCGCCTTCAGCACGATCGCGTCCATCTCGGGCGTGATCTCGGGGTCGAAGTTGCTGGGCGGCTGCGGCTCTTCCCGTACGTGCTGATAGGCGACCGCAACCGGGGAGTCCCCGACGAACGGCGGCCGGACCGTCAGCAGCTCGTAGAGCAGACAGCCGGTGGAGTAGAGGTCGGAGCGGGCGTCGACCTGCTCGCCCTTGGCCTGTTCCGGGGAGAGGTACTGGGCGGTGCCGATCACGGCCGCGGTCTGCGTCATCGTCATTCCGGAGTCGCCCATCGCGCGGGCGATGCCGAAGTCCATGACCTTGACCTGGCCGGTGCGCGTCAGCATGACGTTCGCCGGCTTGATGTCGCGGTGGACGATGCCGGCGCGGTGCGAGTACTCCAGTGCCTGGAGGATGCCGATGGTCATCTCGAGCGTGCGCTCGGGCAGAAGTCTGCGCCCGGAGTGCAGCAGCTCTCTGAGCGTGGACCCGTCGACGTACTCCATCACGATGTACGGGATCGAGACCCCGTCGACGTAGTCCTCGCCCGTGTCGTAGACCGCGACGATCGCCGGGTGGTTGAGCGAGGCGGCCGACTGGGCCTCACGGCGGAACCGGGCCTGGAAGGACGGGTCACGGGCAAGATCGGCCCGCAGCGTCTTCACGGCGACGGTGCGGCCGAGCCGGGTGTCGTGGGCGAGGTAGACCTCCGCCATGCCACCACGGCCGAGCACCGAGCCCAGTTCGTACCGGCCGCCCAGGCGACGCGGCTCTTCCATAGCTGTTCCAGCCCTCTCCGTCAGTCCCGACCGCACCCGTGTGTGGTCCGGCGGTGTGCTGTTCGCGCATACGCTACCGGGCACGCCGTACCTGATCCGCCCGTGACGGTCACCTGATACCCGACCGGTATCGCAATGTGCAGGTATGGACGCCGGACGTGATCCGCGTCACTTCTTGCTATCCAATACCGCCTGCATCACGTCACGGGCGATGGGACCGGCGAGACCGCCGCCGGTGATGTCGTCGCGAGAGGTGCCGCTGGAGTCCTCGACGACGACGGCCACGGCGACCGGCGATCCGCTGTCGGTCTTCGCGTACGAGATGAACCAGGCGTACGGCCGCTTGCTGTTGTTTTCGCCGTGCTGGGCGGTACCGGTCTTGCCGCCGACCTTCACGCCGTCGATTTTGGCCTTGCCGCCGGTGCCGCTCGGGCTCTCGACGACGTTCTCCATCATCTGCTGGAGAAGCTGCGCGTTCTTCGGGGAGAGCGGGCGGCTCATCTCCTGCGGCTCGTTCCGCTTGATGACCTCCAGGTTGGGTGCTTCCAGCCGGTCGATCATGTACGGCTTCATCAGCTTGCCGTCGTTGGCGATCGCCGCGGAGACCATGGCCATCTGGAGGGGAGTGGTGGCGGTGTCGAACTGGCCGATGGAGGACAGCGCATTGCTGGAGCGGTCCATCGTCTTGTTGTAGACGGAGGCGGCCGCACGGACCGGGGTGTCGATCTCGGGGTTGTTGAAGCCGAACTTCTGCGCCGTCTCCAGCATCTTGTCCCGGCCGACCTTGTCACCGAGCTTGGCGAAGACGGAGTTGCAGGAAACCTCGAGCGCCTTCATCAGGCTGGCGTTCTCGCAGCCGTTGGCGTGGTTGATCATCGGCGTGCGCGTGTTGGGCAGGATGTACGGCTCCGGGGTGTCCGTCGCCGCGTTGATGTCGTCGATCTCGCCGTGCTCCAGCGCGGCGGCCGCGGTGACCACCTTGAAGGTGGAGCCGGGCGGGTAGACCTCGCGCAGCGCGCGGTTGAGCTTCGGCTTTTCCTTGTCCTTCTCGAGCGCGTTCCACGCCTTCTCGTCCTTGCCGGAGTAGCCGGCGAAGGTGGAGGGGTCGTAGGAGGGAGTGGAGGCCAGTGCGAGGATCTTGCCCGTCTTGGGGTCGATCGCTGCGACGGCGCCCTTCTTGGAGCCGAGGCCCTTGTATGCGGCCTTCTGCGCGGCGCCGCTGAGGGTCGTGACGACGTTGCCGCCCTTCTTCTCGTCGCCGGTGAACATCGCCATCGTGCGGTCGAAGAAGAGCTGGTCGGAGTTGCCGGTGAGGATGCCGTCCTCGAGCTTCTCGATCTGGTTGGCGTCGAATGCCTGGGAGGCGTACCCGGTGACAGGGGCCCACATGGGGCCGTTGACGTAGGTGCGCTTGAACTTGAAGTCGGTGTCGTTGGTCTCGACGGAGCCGGTGATGGGCTTGCCGTCGACGATGATGTTGCCGCGCTCGGCGGCGTACCGCTCGATCAGGACGCGGCGGTTCTTCGAGTTCGTGTTGAGGTCGTCGGCCTGGACGTACTGGAGCCAGTTGGTGCGCACCAGCAGGGCAAGGACGAGGAGTCCGCAGAAGATCGCGATCCGGCGCAGGGGCTTGTTCACGGTCGGACCACCTGGGTCATCTCGGCGTCGGGGGACGGAGCGGGAGCCGGCGCGGGACGGCGCGCGGTGTCGCTGATACGGATCAGGATGCCGATCAGCGCCCAGTTGGCGATCACGGACGAACCGCCGTACGCCACGAACGGCATGGTCATTCCGGTGAGCGGGATGAGGCCCATGACACCGCCGGCGACGACGAAGACCTGGATGGCGAAGGCACCGGAGAGGCCGATCGCCAGGAGCTTGCCGAAGGGGTCGCGAGCGGCGAGGGCGGTGCGTACGCCGCGCTCCACGATCAGGCCGTAGACCAGCAGGAACGCCATCATTCCGGCCAGGCCCATCTCTTCACCGAAGGTGGAGAGGATGAAGTCGGAGTTTGCGGCGAAGCCGATGAGGTCGGAGTCGCCCTGGCCGAGGCCGGTGCCGAGGGTGCCGCCCGAGCCGAAGGACATCAGCGCCTGGCCGATCTGTTCGCTCTGCGCCCAGGTCTTCTCGGCGAACGGGTTGAGCCAGAAGTCCACGCGCTGCTGGACGTGCGGCTCGAAGGAGGCGACGCCGACCGCGCCGACCGCGGACATCAGCAGACCGAAGACGATCCAGCTGGTGCGCTCGGTGGCGACGTACAGCATGATCACGAAGAGGCCGAAGAACAGCAGCGACGTGCCGAGGTCGGTCTCGAAGACCAGGATGAGGATCGACATCGCCCAGACCATCAGGATCGGTCCGAGGTCACGGCCGCGAGGCAGATACAGGCCCATGAAGCGGCGACTGGCCAGCGCGAGGGCGTCCCGCTTCACCATCAGATAGCCGGAGAAGAAGATCGCAATGATGATCTTCGCGAACTCACCGGGCTGGATGGTGAACGGACCGAGGCTGATCCAGATCTTGGCGCCGTTCACCGCCGGGAAGAACACCGGCAGGATCAGCAGGATGAGGGCTGCCGCCATCGAGATGTACGTGTAGCGCTGCAGGATGCGGTGGTCCTTGAGCAGGATCAGTACGCCGACGAAGAGGGCGATGCCGATCGCGGAGTACATCAGCTGCTTGGGGGCGTCCGGGCTGAAGCCTCCGAAGA
This portion of the Streptomyces sp. NBC_01750 genome encodes:
- the pknB gene encoding Stk1 family PASTA domain-containing Ser/Thr kinase, whose protein sequence is MEEPRRLGGRYELGSVLGRGGMAEVYLAHDTRLGRTVAVKTLRADLARDPSFQARFRREAQSAASLNHPAIVAVYDTGEDYVDGVSIPYIVMEYVDGSTLRELLHSGRRLLPERTLEMTIGILQALEYSHRAGIVHRDIKPANVMLTRTGQVKVMDFGIARAMGDSGMTMTQTAAVIGTAQYLSPEQAKGEQVDARSDLYSTGCLLYELLTVRPPFVGDSPVAVAYQHVREEPQPPSNFDPEITPEMDAIVLKALVKDPDYRYQSADEMRADIEACLDGQPVAATAAMGAAGYGGYSPDDQPTTALRQTDPAGQTSMLPPVNPDDGGYGGYDDRPDRRRQKKSNTSTILLVLAGILVLVGAVLIGKSVFGGTDGSSKVPVPLLVGKPYPEAEQLVINAGVKIAKSGTQRCDQPKNSICSQTPKDGKMNQGETIQVVVSEGAPKIEVPDVTDKPVDKATDILVSKVFKVETKEVESDREPGTVISQDPQGGSQAEKNSTVTLTVAKQTKINVPPVVGQQFDAAKNQLETLGFTVVRNDIDAEQPAGQVTEQDPPGNSKAAKGATVTLKVSKGPPQQTAQVPQLFNQTLGQAKQLLAQAGLQLGTVDGPNDDNAKVIIQDPQAGQPATPNQQVNVRTIAGDGGGGRNGGGNGGIFG
- a CDS encoding peptidoglycan D,D-transpeptidase FtsI family protein encodes the protein MNKPLRRIAIFCGLLVLALLVRTNWLQYVQADDLNTNSKNRRVLIERYAAERGNIIVDGKPITGSVETNDTDFKFKRTYVNGPMWAPVTGYASQAFDANQIEKLEDGILTGNSDQLFFDRTMAMFTGDEKKGGNVVTTLSGAAQKAAYKGLGSKKGAVAAIDPKTGKILALASTPSYDPSTFAGYSGKDEKAWNALEKDKEKPKLNRALREVYPPGSTFKVVTAAAALEHGEIDDINAATDTPEPYILPNTRTPMINHANGCENASLMKALEVSCNSVFAKLGDKVGRDKMLETAQKFGFNNPEIDTPVRAAASVYNKTMDRSSNALSSIGQFDTATTPLQMAMVSAAIANDGKLMKPYMIDRLEAPNLEVIKRNEPQEMSRPLSPKNAQLLQQMMENVVESPSGTGGKAKIDGVKVGGKTGTAQHGENNSKRPYAWFISYAKTDSGSPVAVAVVVEDSSGTSRDDITGGGLAGPIARDVMQAVLDSKK
- a CDS encoding FtsW/RodA/SpoVE family cell cycle protein, with product MSVVTNTTTIGAIDAPSRRNTELMLLGFAVVIPVFAYINVGLALDGKLPAGVFGYGIGLGLLAGVAHLAVRKFAKYADPLLLPLATLLNGLGLVMIWRLDQSPRLIQRAQKLFGGFSPDAPKQLMYSAIGIALFVGVLILLKDHRILQRYTYISMAAALILLILPVFFPAVNGAKIWISLGPFTIQPGEFAKIIIAIFFSGYLMVKRDALALASRRFMGLYLPRGRDLGPILMVWAMSILILVFETDLGTSLLFFGLFVIMLYVATERTSWIVFGLLMSAVGAVGVASFEPHVQQRVDFWLNPFAEKTWAQSEQIGQALMSFGSGGTLGTGLGQGDSDLIGFAANSDFILSTFGEEMGLAGMMAFLLVYGLIVERGVRTALAARDPFGKLLAIGLSGAFAIQVFVVAGGVMGLIPLTGMTMPFVAYGGSSVIANWALIGILIRISDTARRPAPAPAPSPDAEMTQVVRP